caatatgGTATCAGTGCATATTAGCTTTGGTAGATATGTTGCATGTCACCTGATAAATGACAGGAAATTAAAAGCACAGTGTCATTCATCATTACAAAGTTTGTCTATCAGAGAGCATGCAgagttcatttttttccagtggTACATGTTTTTGGTATATCTTGATCCCAATTCTATTTAccaatacacatattttatatactgaTATCAGTATCAGTCACAAAAAACATTCAGGCCCTCCAAAGCATAACTTTACTAAGAATCTGACAACATGTATCCTATGTATCATGTTATAACACAGGACATTTTCCCTTACTCCCAGCATACGGACAGTTTTCTGAAGTCACTGGAGAAACTCTTCAGCCCTTCTGTGGATGATACAACAGAGACAGTGATCCTGCCGTCAAGGATAGATGAACAGTCAAGTCTGATTTGCATGCTGAAACAGAGAGCAGATGATGTGCTTCTTCGATGTCAAGCACTGCAAAAAATCAGTACAGAGCTGGAGGGCCACGTAACAGACTGTCAGAAAGAACTGGATGGTGAAAGAACAAAAGTAAAACGTTTGGAGAAGAGATTTATGGATTTAGCTACCATCAATCAAGCAATTATTGCTTTCATGAACAGGTATAAATATCAAAATGCCCAGCTGAAGATGGAAAAGGAACAGCTGCagtcagaaaatgacacaattttCTCCAAGAAATTAGAAGATAAAGAAGTGCTTGTCACAAAACTGATGCAAGAAATCAAACAGCTGACagagaaatacacaaatgaGGAAAATAAATATCGGTAAGATATAGAAGAACTATTGTAAGTTATTGATAGCGCTGAAAGGTTCGACAGAAATGTAATTACTTGTTGTTATATGTGGAATCTATCGAGTAAAACAGCAAACATTCCCTGGTTTTGACTCTTAAAATAAGAGTATTTGCTACTTATCTCTGTTATTCTGAATATCTTTGCTGTATttaatctatatttttaaaGGGAGAAAGTAGCTGGATTTCAGTCAAAACTCCAGGAACAAACCACTCAGCTACAAGCCAAGAATGCATCACTATTTGATCAACTGCATGATGCtcagcaacaacaaagagatgcTGTAGAGATGTGCAACGGTAGGTAGTCGACACTTTATTATGCTCTGAAGTGTTACAAAGTACAAGCACTTGTAAACTTGGCATTTACTTCCACAATCAGACCTTAAGATGAAGCTAGAAAAGGCCAAAGAAGAGCATGCTTTGAAGGAAATCAACATGAGAGAAAGCATAACAAGCCTCATTAAAGAGAAGGACAAACTACTGAATCTGTCTATGGAAAGAGGAAAAGTGATTCAGGTGATGGAAAAGTATTTGTTCTCCCAATTTAAATCCCTGCTCTGCACAGATAAGCCAAACACTTCACACAAAATTGACTACACAAATTGAATACAGGAGAAACAACAGGAAATCCAGCAGCTGGAggcaaaatggatggaagagaAAAAAGCCTGGGCCAAAGCAGAGGACAGGTAAATTGTGCATCactactggaaaaaaaacaaaccttgaAAGATGAAGTATTGTCCCAGTCTTTATTTGTCTGTGACTATATTTGTCCCTGACCTTCATTCAGGTTTGATCAGGAAGCAGAGGCCGTTAATGCAGATATCCAGGCTGCTCTTGATGAATCTGCGACAAATTGTGGGAAGCTAAAAAAGGTTTGTGGAAAACTGCAATGTTCAAAAGTGTGATTGACTGTGACCCGTTATAGGGCCAAGAACATGCTCAACATatcttcaattatttttttttacaggatttttAAGCCGTCTAAGAGCACAGCACCAGACTCCTTATACAAGAAAGGGAGTTAAATAAGAAGATTCGCCACATGATGGGCGAAATTTCAGTATTCTGCAAGTGTTTGCTTACcaatgttttcattaaaaacaaaaaaaatccctagGATTGTTTGCTAACTGATAGTATAAGGCCAAACTGTgacaaaacaaattatattgcaatgttattttttatcctgTCTTCACTTTTCCAGATAACTTGAACCACAGCTCAAAATACTTAGCATGACATGTTAGAAGTtcctggagtttgctgataacaactTGATTTACTCCTtgtgttggcttttaaaatgcagcatgtatgcaattgaatggccattttggaagattatggcattccataattccaaactggttcagtaaaaaggcatgaAATTCATGTCAcgaacacatggggacctggtcttcaagaatgcactggagtttgctgataacaatttgacgtacttattttattggagcagcatgaatacaattaaatggctattttggagtcatgcagctgacaagCGGTCTaccgtaaagtgcaatgtaatgcgcactaaaatttaaggtgcagatggcgtgaccgcagcacgttgtttcagatcagtcagtccaccaggGGCTACGGAAAAAGAGCCGTGCAGTGCactttatagatgttatcacgcaCTTTTTCCCACCCAGGTGTTTCCTTTTTCCCATTCCTCAGAagtttttgcatccttttctgtttttttctcggaggAGTACTAGTGGCATTGCTGCTCGAAGGTGTGTCGCCCCGTAAAGCTGTGTcggcatgctgctttgttgtcttctgctatcttctcctcgaccaatgggatgagcgtatcgtctgtatcgtcatactcgtgtgtgaatatgctgtcagctcattggtcacagagcaggaagaggcctgggaacaagtttaccgtaagtttactttaaagcgccctgttattcatttttcattggcaCTTACTGACTATTTTTCGACTGTCACAgtaatacgggacaaagtgggtcccttttcacctcaatacatgacgggtgcttttgtttctaaatacaggacgattccgtttttcaagggacggttggcaactCATAATGTCCCGTAGGCCTACTAATAATATTTTTCCTAAAGATTTCACAGGTTACTTGAAAAGCAGTTGACGTCAGCTAAGTTCGCGAGCTGTTAGCAAAATTTACGTCATGCTGTCAAATAAAAAGAGACTAAATGAATTAACACATGTAAAACAGTAATCCAAAGAAACAAGAAACTACTACCAAGATATTAAAGTCGGTCCATCCCTCCACAGTGGCAGCGGCTGAACAGAAGCCCAACACCTCCACCGTGCGGCCGTGACGTGGCACCAACGTCTCACCTGCCGCCGCTCCACTATCTCAGCTCAAACATGGTTACCATGAGCGACCGAGCAACTGAAAGTTGCAGAAATGGAGAAATGAGCCTCGAGGTGCGAAATTAAGTGgttttcagtgtaaaaaaaacaaaacaaaaacaggggCAAGCGTTTTCTTTATCTACAGTCATCATGGCAACTCCACAGAGAAATGCAGAAAACTCCATAAAGGCGGAGGGCAACAGGACCGAGGTGTGTAAAAGTTATACGATAAATCTGTTTTCCGTTGATGATAAACAGTTAACTTGCTAGTCACACTACAAAGTTAGTGTTAACATAAATGTTAAGCTCTTAATGTTATTTACACAGTATTACAGGCAAATACTGTtttacagtggcggttctagaccaattttactgtgggggccaaggaggggccagtgttcaatcagaggggcacattaaaaaacgccaAAGATGATATCttagcattcaaaacctttattttagcttatttaaaaaatctcatttaagtatatttggaagatacaaatacattgattgaaacaatgagacttaccaacaataataattatttttgtaggACAATGACATTAcccatttttgtgcacaattactttttattttattttgaaagtgcagaacagtgagaatgatcttttattatatatacgcaagcttttattgcacaataaactgttatacaatgtacacattctagGTTTCTTTTgcgtacaatgagatattgtttgaccaaaaatgggtaagaattgttccatcaTTGTTCATtataaattgaccattttattattaatttgacacaggggccacagcaggggccaagagctttttcacaggggcagtggcccctgtaggcccctgtgtagaaccgccactgctgttTTATAGTACACCCATGGATGTTATGTTATACATCCATGATTACAGTATATTTGGTAAGCTGTATCTGATAATATTTTGAATACACACAACTGTACAGGAAGTAGAAAAGAAAATTTGTTTGACTTACCGCAATACGATGTTACATGTAAATGTATCTCTGccttaataataatcatatgtACTGTGTTGTACAGTGTTTAATGTAAGTTCTTATAAAACATGCATTGTTCCGCTATAATAATTTGGAAAGCTTTATCTGACGATATGTTGTATACAAACAACTGAACAACtatacagaaagaaaagaaaatgtgacaaatttGCTCCAATATGATCCTTGCATGTAAATTAATCTTTgccttaataataatgatttaaacTATACCAATAACAGGTAGCTTTggtatacattttaaatactgATATCAGTATCAGTCACAAAAAACATTCAGGCCCCCCAAAAAACAGCATACACAGCATACTAAGAATCTGCCGACATGTATCctatgtttcatgttttaacacAGGACATTTTCCCTTACTCCCAGCATACGGACAGTATTCTGAAGTCACTGGAGAAACTTTGCAGCCTTTCTGTGGATGATACAACAGAGAAAGGGGTCTTGCGGTCCAGGATAGATGAACAGTCAAGTCTGATTTGCATGCTGAAACAGAGAGCAGATGATGTGCTTCTTCGATGTCAAGCACTGGAGAAAATCAATACAGAGCTGGAGGGCCACGTAACAGACTGCCAGAAAGAACTGGAtggtgaaagaaagaaagtaaagcaTCTAGAGAAGAGATTTATGGATTTAGCTGACATCAATAAAGGAATTATTGCTTTCATGAACAATCATGAAAATCAGAATGCTCAACTGAAGATGGAAAACGAACAGCTGCAGTCAGAAAATGACACACTTTTCTCCAAGAAATTAGAAGATAAAGAAGTGCTTGTCAAAAAACTGATGCAAGAAATCAAACAGCTGACagagaaatacacaaataaGGAAAATGAATATCGGTAAGATATAGAAGAACTATTGTAAGTTATTGATAGCCCTGAAAGGTCAGTCTATTGGTTGGTCGACAGAAAATCAATTACTTTTTGTTATATGCTAAATCTATCGAGTAAAACAGCAAACATTCCCTGGTTtcaactcttaaaataagagtATTTGCTACTTCTCTCTGTTATTCTGAATATCTTTGCTGTATTTAATCTATATTTAAAGGGAGAAAGTAGCTGGATTTCAGTCAAAACTCCAGGAACAAACCACTCAGCTACAAGCCAAGAATGCATCACTACTTGATCAACTGCATGATGCtcagcaacaacaaagagatgcTGTAGAGATGTGCAGCGGTAGGTAGTCAACACTTTATTGTGCTCTGAAGTGTTACAAAGTACAAGCACTTGTAAACTTGGCCTTTACTTCCACAATCAGACCTTAAGATGAAGCTAGAAAAGGCCAAAGAAGAGCATGCTTTGAGGGAAATCAACATGAGAGAAAGCATAACAAGCCTCACGAAAGAGAAGGACAAACTACTGAATCTGTCTATGGAAAGAGGAAAAGTGATTCAGGTGATGGAAGAGTATTTGTTTTCCCAATTAAAATCTCTGCTCTGCACAGATAAGCCAAACACCTCACACAAATTGCTCTTGAATACAGGAGAAACAACAGGAAATCCAGCAGCTGGAggcaaaatggatggaagagaAAAAAGCCCGGGCCAAAGCAGAGGACAGGTAAATTGTGCATCACTACTGAAAGAAAACCTTGAATGATAAAGTAATGTCCCAGTCTTTGTCagtgaccagtggtggaatgtaactaagtatatttatacaagtactgtacttaagtacaattttgaggtacttttactttacttgagtatttccacatttgtaactttatacttctacttcactgagTTTTAGGGGTCAATATGTTACCTTTACTTCACTagatttagctgacagctttagttacttttcaggttgagatttaacataaaaacatgataaatttgaagtgattacacatgtttataaattaaaccacataaagtatACAAAATAGTTAAATGAGCTCtacattgacagcagtaaatcactgcttgcataaatgcaccAACAATAATAATCTAACACTATATTGTGTGTGGGGCTAttttgcataacgagtacttttccTTTTGATATTAGTACTtaacattttgatactgatatgTTTGTACTTTTCTTCAGTAAGTTCCGtacgcaggacttttacttgtagtggagtcatttcacagtgtggtactcatacttttacttaagtaacggatctgaatacttcttacaCCACTGTCTGTGACTATATTTGTCCCTGACCTTCCTTCAGGTTTGAACAGGAAGCAGAGGCCGTTAATGCAGATATTAAAGTTAAGTTCCTCCAGGCTGCTCTTGATGAATCTGCAACAAATTGTGGGAAGCTGAAAAAGGTTTGTGGAAAACTGCAATATTGAAAAGTGTGATTGACAGTGACCCGTTATAGGGCCAAGAACATGCTCAACATAtcttcaattattattttacaggatttTGAAGCCTTCAAAGAGCACAGCACCAGCCTCCTTATACACGAAAGGGAGTTAAATAAGAAGCTTCGCCACATGATGGGCTAAACTTTAGTATTCTGCTAGTGTTTGCTTACcaatgttttcattaaaaacaaattattttcccTAGGAATGTTTGCTCACTGATAGTgccaacaattaaaaaaaggccAAACTTTGACAAAACTGATTATATCgcaatgttattttttacattatcttTTGAAATGGAAATGGAACCACAGCTCAACATACTTGGCATGACATGTTAGACGTTCCTCAAATAGAAACCATACTTTACAAATgttcatattaaaaaaacattataataataataataattttgtagggcagtatatggATAATGGATGTATTTTTGGGCTTCGGGATGGCATTACTTAGTTTTGTTGCCACTGACATCTAAAAAGTTCAAACAGGCATCGCATGAGACTTTTTCCTAAGTTACTGGAAGGTCATTGGTTGGAGAG
This sequence is a window from Centropristis striata isolate RG_2023a ecotype Rhode Island chromosome 10, C.striata_1.0, whole genome shotgun sequence. Protein-coding genes within it:
- the LOC131978541 gene encoding coiled-coil domain-containing protein 89-like isoform X2; this translates as MATPQRNAENSIKAEGNRTEHTDSILKSLEKLCSLSVDDTTEKGVLRSRIDEQSSLICMLKQRADDVLLRCQALEKINTELEGHVTDCQKELDGERKKVKHLEKRFMDLADINKGIIAFMNNHENQNAQLKMENEQLQSENDTLFSKKLEDKEVLVKKLMQEIKQLTEKYTNKENEYREKVAGFQSKLQEQTTQLQAKNASLLDQLHDAQQQQRDAVEMCSDLKMKLEKAKEEHALREINMRESITSLTKEKDKLLNLSMERGKVIQEKQQEIQQLEAKWMEEKKARAKAEDRFEQEAEAVNADIKVKFLQAALDESATNCGKLKKDFEAFKEHSTSLLIHERELNKKLRHMMG
- the LOC131978542 gene encoding coiled-coil domain-containing protein 89-like gives rise to the protein MATPQRNAENFIAEGNRTEHTDSFLKSLEKLFSPSVDDTTETVILPSRIDEQSSLICMLKQRADDVLLRCQALQKISTELEGHVTDCQKELDGERTKVKRLEKRFMDLATINQAIIAFMNRYKYQNAQLKMEKEQLQSENDTIFSKKLEDKEVLVTKLMQEIKQLTEKYTNEENKYREKVAGFQSKLQEQTTQLQAKNASLFDQLHDAQQQQRDAVEMCNDLKMKLEKAKEEHALKEINMRESITSLIKEKDKLLNLSMERGKVIQEKQQEIQQLEAKWMEEKKAWAKAEDRFDQEAEAVNADIQAALDESATNCGKLKKDF
- the LOC131978541 gene encoding coiled-coil domain-containing protein 89-like isoform X1; protein product: MATPQRNAENSIKAEGNRTEDIFPYSQHTDSILKSLEKLCSLSVDDTTEKGVLRSRIDEQSSLICMLKQRADDVLLRCQALEKINTELEGHVTDCQKELDGERKKVKHLEKRFMDLADINKGIIAFMNNHENQNAQLKMENEQLQSENDTLFSKKLEDKEVLVKKLMQEIKQLTEKYTNKENEYREKVAGFQSKLQEQTTQLQAKNASLLDQLHDAQQQQRDAVEMCSDLKMKLEKAKEEHALREINMRESITSLTKEKDKLLNLSMERGKVIQEKQQEIQQLEAKWMEEKKARAKAEDRFEQEAEAVNADIKVKFLQAALDESATNCGKLKKDFEAFKEHSTSLLIHERELNKKLRHMMG